Within Dictyostelium discoideum AX4 chromosome 4 chromosome, whole genome shotgun sequence, the genomic segment ctttttttttttttttttttttttattttaatattggatatttttaattagatatttttaattagatatttattttttacatactttgaaaaattatcacTTCCTTTTCTATATACATTTTGATCTTTACtctccattttttttttatttatattttattaatttctattatatgaatgaatttataaatattttattattatatttttttttttttgtttttttttggttcttTTATactgtttttattttgttttttgttttttttttaaagagattttataattgttttcaaaagaaaagaaaaaaataaaaaaaaaatggtttggTTCCAAGggtttgttttaaattaaaaaataaaaaataaaaaaaattaaaaaaaaaataaaaaaaaaaatgaaattaagtCGCGTTCCACGCAAAAATTTAATACCCATGTAAAAGaatctttttattatggATTTCTTATATCCATTttcattgaattttttaaaattttaatctttaaaaaaaaataaaaaaaataaaaaaaaataataataatattaaaaaacaataattaataaaactaaaaataactttttttaaaaaaaaaaaataatagagtaataaaaaataaataaaaaaaaataaaaaaaataaaaataaaaaataaaaaaaaaaaaaaaattaaaaaaaaaaaaaataaaaaaaaaataaaaaaaagttttaattctCGAAATTACATAAACTATCTTCATTATACCAAAACATTTATACATAATATACAGAATAAATCAAACCTatagatattattattattgttacctttataattattatatttaaaagaatgtcagaaaaagaaacaattgaatcattaaaaGAAGAGATTGAAATACATGATagaaataaaagtaataaaggATATTTACCAAAAGAATCATATAACCAAGTTACATACGATTAttcaaaagaagaagaacaagCTAAACTTGCACatttaccaaaaaaatatttaaaagaatctgaaaatgatgataaacaTTTTATAGACCCACTAGCTAATTTAACACCAGCTCAAAGAAAAGTTTATGAATTAAGAAAGAAAttagtaagttttttttttatatttatttttattatatatatatatatatctttctctttctctttctctttctctttctctttcctCTCTCTTCCCTCTTTCTCTTTCCCTCTCTTCCTCTTTCTCTCTTCCCTCTTTCTCTTTCACTCTTTCTCTTTCACTCTTTCTCTTTCACTCTTTCTCTTTCACTCTTTCTCTTTCACTCTTTCTCTTTCACTCTTTCTCTTTCACTCTTTCTCTTTCACTCTCTCTTTCCCTCTTCCTCTTTCTCTCTTTCCCTCTCTCTCTTTCTCTCTTgcccttttttttattttagaaatattaatttttttttttttttttttaaaaaaaggaaacAACAAAAAGTGTAATATATAAAAGTGTAGTTGATGAACATAAAAGGATACATCAAGGAGCACaagatgaaattgaagaaaagaaaagattatataaagagaaaattaaacaagaagaagaagaaatgaAGAAACAAGGATTAGATCCtcaaaaagaaagattaaaaaatcaaatagccgaagaaattaaaccaaacaaaaaagagaaaaagaaagattcaATAGTAAAAGATAAAAGTAATACATATTCAGATGAACATGTTTATAATTCCTATAAGAAAAGGGTGAAAGAAATGGAGAAATTTCATAATAGTGAACATTTTAAAAAGGTTGTTTCAAATGAAGATGTCAAAGAATCTggtgattcaattaataataataaatatgaatatggtaaatcaattgaaataccacgtgataatattaatgcaATGAAACAAGAgttattgaaaaatcaagAAAATCGTCGTAGctttaaaagaaaatcatttaaagaagaagaagatatCAACTATATCAATGAAGAAAATAGACTTTTCAATCAAAAAGTTTCACGTGCTTATGATAAATATACTGTTGAAACTAGACAAAATTTAGAAAGAGGTACAgctctttaaaaaaaaaaaaaaacaacaacacaataaattaattaaaaataattaatattgtgTACTTCATATtactttttataattttattttatcttttattttat encodes:
- the syf2 gene encoding hypothetical protein, which translates into the protein MSEKETIESLKEEIEIHDRNKSNKGYLPKESYNQVTYDYSKEEEQAKLAHLPKKYLKESENDDKHFIDPLANLTPAQRKVYELRKKLETTKSVIYKSVVDEHKRIHQGAQDEIEEKKRLYKEKIKQEEEEMKKQGLDPQKERLKNQIAEEIKPNKKEKKKDSIVKDKSNTYSDEHVYNSYKKRVKEMEKFHNSEHFKKVVSNEDVKESGDSINNNKYEYGKSIEIPRDNINAMKQELLKNQENRRSFKRKSFKEEEDINYINEENRLFNQKVSRAYDKYTVETRQNLERGTAL